The genomic interval TCTTTCCGGCGGCATCTGACGCACGTCCCTTTCTCCAGCTCTCTCTGGGAGTGGCCCGCCTGGAGCTGTCTCCGCGCACGCTGGTGGCACTGGTGGCGATCGTCGCGCTCTCCTTGGTTCACCTTCGAGGGCTCGGACCGGGGCGGTGGCTGCAAAATCTCCTGGTGGGGTTGAAGGTGCTGGCCCTCCTTGCTCTGGTCGCGGCGGGTTTCGCCTTCGGATCGGGCTCGTTTAACCATCTGGAAGTCTCCGCAGCAACGATGACTCCAACCGGTAGCCTTCTCGCATTGATTCCCATCCTCTTCGCCTATAGCGGATGGAACGCGGCAACCTATGTGGCTGAGGAAGTGCACAATCCTCATCGAACGCTCCCGCGGGCGCTCTTTTTGGGGACCGGGACCGTGGTGGTCCTCTATTTGTTGTTGAACCTTCTTTATCTTTATGCTCTACCGGTGCATCAACTGGCCGGCACGATTGACACGGGCTCTCGTGTCGCCCGGGCCCTTTTCGGACATGCAGCCGGAAGCGCGCTGACGCTCGTGCTGGTCATTGCTCTGGCCAGCAGTTTGAGTGCGATGATTCTGGCCGGTCCGCGCGTCTACTTCGCCATGGCGCGGGATGGATTGTTCCTTTCCGCTGCCGCCCGCATACACCCTCGGTTCCGAACACCGGCAACGGCCATCGTAGCTCAGGCGATCTGGAGCGGCATTCTCGTTCTTTCGGGGACGTTCGAGCAGTTGCTCACGTATACGGGGTTTGCTGTCGTTCTCTTCGCCGCCGTTGCCACGCTGGCGCTGTTTGTGCTGCGGTATACGCGTTCGAGCGAGGTTCGCCCCTTCAAAGCCTGGGGGTACCCGATCGCGCCCGCACTCTTTTGCCTCGTGAGCTTTGCTGTTGTCGTCAACACCATCTACGAGAGCCCCCGGCCGTCGCTCGCCGGCCTCGCTATTATTGCAGCAGGCGTGCCCATCTACTGGTGGTCGGCGCGACGCCGAATGCGATCGGTCGTAAATCGGTGAAGCTTCAGAGGCGCCAATGGTTTAAGCATATTGATCATTTCTCGACCGGAGGGAAGGCATGATGACGCAAGAACATACGGAAACTTCGCGCATCGGGCGAGCTTTTCGACGTGCCGTTCGCCTGAGTCCCGTTGGCCTTTTGGGTGTGGTTGTATTATCCGCGCTCGCGATTCAGCAAAATCCCTCGCCGGGGACGGGAACACTACAGCAGAAGATTGCCCGTTACGAGCGTCCTGACCGGGACGAATGGCAGATGCCGGATGAGGTCCTTCGCGCACTCAACGTCAAGCCGGGAATGGTGGTGGCCGACATCGGCGCAGGAAGCGGCTATTTTACGCGTCGCTTCGCCCGGGCGGTCGCTCCCGACGGGAAGGTCTTCGCCGTAGACATTGACGCAGAGATCCTGGGATATCTGAAAGGAGAAGCCGAGCGGCAAAAGCTCACTAATATCTCCATCATTGTGTCCAGGGAAGATGATCCCATGCTCCCCGATGACTCCGTTGACCTCGTCTTCCTCTGCGACACGACGCATCATATCCGTGAGCGCGTGTCCTTCTATCGGAAGCTGATTCGGGCTGTGAGAAAGGGTGGGCGGATGGCGATCATAGACTTCCCTCCCGAAGCCAATACGAAGGGATTCTGTCCCCACCCTCGTGATGAACTGCTGTCGCCCGAACAGGTCATCCGTGAAGCGGAACAGGCGGGATTCGCACTGATCGAGCGATTTACATTTCTCCCGCGACAGTACTTTCTGCTCTTTGAAAAACGAAATTCGTCGTGATGATCAGCGGGTGTGCCCCGATCGTCGGATTAGCCCTTCTCAAGGGGGAACCCGGGAGGAGTCGAGGACACCAGTGCTCTCATCCCTTCCGAGGACTCACATCCAGCCTGGTAACATGGGCTCTCAGCCGGGGGATGAGGGGTGGTGAGCCTGTCAACGCTCTCCTTATGAGGCGAGGGGCAGCCACCCTCCCGGCATCGAGTTCACGATCCCCCTTCAGTAGAGGACCTCGTAAACCTGGACCGGCTGCTCGCGGCCTTTGACGGTAATCGAGCCAATCACATTCGTGGGGAATTCCTCGCCGATAGCGTCTTTAGTCATCTGGCTGATGCGGATTTGCCCGCGCGCCGCAGTGGATTCCAGTCGGGCAGCCAGATTGACGGTATCCCCGATGGCCGTGTAATCGAGACGCTGCTCCGATCCGATATACCCGACGGTCGCCGGACCCGTATTGATCCCGATGCCGATGCCGATCGGAGGGAGATTCATCTCGACCAGTTCCTGAACGAAGGAAGCCATACGTCGCTGCATGGCAATGGCAGCGCGAACAGCGCGGGCAGCGTCGTCGTCGCTCCGATAGGGAGCGCCGAACAAGGCCATCATCCCATCCCCGATGTACTTATCGAGCGTCCCTCCGTGAGCGAAGATGATGTCCGTCATCGCTTGAAAGTACGCGTTCAGCAGTTCGACGACCCGTTCGGGCGGCGTCTTCTCCGAAAGGGGCGTGAAGCCGCGAATATCGGCAAAGAGCACCGTGATGATCTGGTTGCTGCCGCCCGGCTTCAGATGTTCCGGCGAGGCGACGACCTGATCAATGATGAACGGGGGCATGAACCGGGCCAGAGCGGCGCGGGCCAACGCTTCCCGTGAGAGCCGTTCGTAAGAGAGAGCATTATCAATGGCGATGGCCGTTTGTCCGGCGATAGCGTTCAAGAGCTCGAGATCGTCTTCGGTGAAAGTTTCCCGGGGATCTCGTCGGTCGGCGTAGATAACGCCGAGCGTTCCACTGCGGCCAATGAGCGGAGCACACATGACCGAATGAATCCCCTGGGTGAAGATGGAGTGGGCACTTTGGAGGGCGGCATCCGTTTGAGCAGAGAACGAAGCCAGGGAGACTCCCTCTTCGAGCACCTTGCGGACAACCGTCTCGCTGATGTGGAGCGTCTGGCCGGTCTCGATCTCTCTCCCCTGACGAACTTGAATGAGGGCGGGCGTCAGTCGGTCGCTCGCCGGGTCTTTGGTGAGAATGCAGCAACGATCCGCCGGGGTGACTTCGAAGAGCACGCTCGTGGCCTGGCGGTAGATGTCCTCCAGCGAGAAGACCGAACTGAGCGATGTCCCCAGACGATAGAGGAGATTGAGTCGTTTCGCTTGTCTTTCCACGAGGCGATTGAGCTGGGCAAGCTCCTGGGCGAGCGCCTGAGGTGCCGCCGGCCCAAATGCCGTTACATCCAATCGGCGCGTGGCCCCGCTCGGCTCCAGCGGAGCGCGAAAGACAATCGAAGGGCTCAGGGGTTCATCGGAGAAATGAACGATCGGTTCCTCGGTTTCCAAAAACGTAATTCGGCAGGCGTTGGCGAGCGAGATGACATCGCCGTGTTTGATCGGCTGGGGATCATGAGCCGCTAATCGGCGTCCGTTGACGAAGGTGCCATTCTTGCTCCCGCGATCCTCGATGACATAGCGATCCTGCTGCTGATAGATTCGTGCGTGCTGGCCCGAAACTCGATTATCGGGGATGACCAGAGAATTCAGCTCCGCGCGCCGGCCGATGGTCACTTCCTCGCCTCTGAGCGGGACGTCGAACGATTTTCCTTCTGTTCCTATAATCACCCTCAGTTTCATAGTCTCCAACTTCTCTCATCGTCGTCACGTAACGAAGTGATTCTTTGGCCCGCTCGACAGCTCGATTTGAGAGCTGTCGAACGAGACATGAAGCCACGGATTCCACCCGGTGCGAAACGACGCCCTATTCGA from Blastocatellia bacterium carries:
- a CDS encoding amino acid permease — its product is MRTRERLTAVKEPVSLERRLRTYDAAAIVIANVVGVGIFTTPGIVAQMVPHPLLILGLWVVGGAMALAGAFAYAELATLRPRAGGEYVYLREAFGPLAAFLTGWTSFVAGFSGAIAAGAVGLAAYLGDFFPAASDARPFLQLSLGVARLELSPRTLVALVAIVALSLVHLRGLGPGRWLQNLLVGLKVLALLALVAAGFAFGSGSFNHLEVSAATMTPTGSLLALIPILFAYSGWNAATYVAEEVHNPHRTLPRALFLGTGTVVVLYLLLNLLYLYALPVHQLAGTIDTGSRVARALFGHAAGSALTLVLVIALASSLSAMILAGPRVYFAMARDGLFLSAAARIHPRFRTPATAIVAQAIWSGILVLSGTFEQLLTYTGFAVVLFAAVATLALFVLRYTRSSEVRPFKAWGYPIAPALFCLVSFAVVVNTIYESPRPSLAGLAIIAAGVPIYWWSARRRMRSVVNR
- a CDS encoding class I SAM-dependent methyltransferase — its product is MMTQEHTETSRIGRAFRRAVRLSPVGLLGVVVLSALAIQQNPSPGTGTLQQKIARYERPDRDEWQMPDEVLRALNVKPGMVVADIGAGSGYFTRRFARAVAPDGKVFAVDIDAEILGYLKGEAERQKLTNISIIVSREDDPMLPDDSVDLVFLCDTTHHIRERVSFYRKLIRAVRKGGRMAIIDFPPEANTKGFCPHPRDELLSPEQVIREAEQAGFALIERFTFLPRQYFLLFEKRNSS
- a CDS encoding adenylate/guanylate cyclase domain-containing protein; translated protein: MKLRVIIGTEGKSFDVPLRGEEVTIGRRAELNSLVIPDNRVSGQHARIYQQQDRYVIEDRGSKNGTFVNGRRLAAHDPQPIKHGDVISLANACRITFLETEEPIVHFSDEPLSPSIVFRAPLEPSGATRRLDVTAFGPAAPQALAQELAQLNRLVERQAKRLNLLYRLGTSLSSVFSLEDIYRQATSVLFEVTPADRCCILTKDPASDRLTPALIQVRQGREIETGQTLHISETVVRKVLEEGVSLASFSAQTDAALQSAHSIFTQGIHSVMCAPLIGRSGTLGVIYADRRDPRETFTEDDLELLNAIAGQTAIAIDNALSYERLSREALARAALARFMPPFIIDQVVASPEHLKPGGSNQIITVLFADIRGFTPLSEKTPPERVVELLNAYFQAMTDIIFAHGGTLDKYIGDGMMALFGAPYRSDDDAARAVRAAIAMQRRMASFVQELVEMNLPPIGIGIGINTGPATVGYIGSEQRLDYTAIGDTVNLAARLESTAARGQIRISQMTKDAIGEEFPTNVIGSITVKGREQPVQVYEVLY